The Rhodothermus sp. genome contains the following window.
CGGATTTTGCCTGGGTGCGGCGCTCAAACCGACGTCGCTGGTAGCCCAGCAGAAGCGTGGTCCCGGCCAGCAGCCAGAACGGCACCAGTGGAAGGCCAGGCACCAGCCCCAGCAGCGCCAGAAAGCTACCTGTAATCAGCAGCGGATAAGAGCGGCCGAAAAGCTGCCCCTTGAACTCTTCCGCCATATTGGCCTCACCACTGGCCCGTGAAACGATAATGCCGGCGGCCGTTGAAATGAGCAGCGCTGGAATCTGTGAGACCAGGCCATCGCCGATAGAAAGCAGGACAAAATTCTGGGCTGCTTCGGCAGCCGACATGCCGTGTTGAAACACGCCAACCAGAAAACCACCAATGATGTTGACCGCGGTAATGACCAGTCCGGCAATGGCATCGCCGCGTACAAATTTGCTGGCACCGTCCATGGCCCCATAGAAATCCGCTTCCCGGGCCACCTCCTCGCGACGTCTACGGGCTTCCTCTTCGTCAATCAGTCCAGCATTCAGGTCTGCGTCGATGGCCATCTGCTTGCCAGGCAGCGCGTCTAGCGTAAAACGGGCAGCTACTTCGGCAATGCGGCCAGAGCCTTTGGTGATCACCACGAAGTTGATGACCACCAGCACAATAAAGATGATGGCTCCCACCACATAGTTACCTGCTACGACGAACTGGCCAAAAGCGCTGATCAGGGCGCCAGCTTTGCCTTCGCTCAAAATTAGACGTGTAGATGCTACGTTGAGGGATAGCCGAAACAGGGTGGTCAGCAGTAGCAGACCTGGAAAGATGGCAAATTCAAGCGGTCGTGAAGCATAGAAGGCAGTCAGCAAAACAGCAAGGCTAACGGCAATGTTCGTGGCCAGCAGTAGGTCGAGTAGAAACGGCGGCAGTGGCACCAGCATCACGAACAGAATGAGCACGATGCTGCTGGCCAGCAGCGCTTCGGTATTAAAGCGCCGTAGCAAGCCTCCGGATACGTCCGCCGTAATCGGTGCTGGAACAGAATCAGCCATCAGCGTCTTTCAAAAGGATTAGTGCCCACCAGCTTCGGGAGGTTGCTGCCCACGCTGTCGGTAAATCTCAGCCAGGATCGTGGCAACAGCCAGGTAGAGCTCCTCGGGGATTTCTTGCTCTTCTGCTACGTTGTGGTACAAAGCCCTTGCCAGCGGTGGATCCTCAACCACAGGGATTCCATGCTTCAGAGCCAGGGCCCGAATGCGCAGGGCACGCTTGCGAATGCCTTTGGCCATCACACGAGGAGCCGGCGCTTCGGTCGGATCGTAGCGCAGCGCGACAGCATAATGCGTTGGGTTGGTGACGACCACGTCGGAGCGTAGCACGGCATGGTCGAGCCGACGTCGACGGAGCAGCTCACGGGCTTTTTTGAGCCGTCGGCTTTTGACCATCGGGTCCCCTTCCGTCTCTCGCAGTTCATCTTTCACCTCCTGTGCGGTCATCTTCAGATCCTGCCGGTACTTCCACTTCTCGAAAGCAAAGTCGGCAGCCGATAGCAGCAGCAGAGCACCGAGCGTATAAGCGGCCAGTTGCAGCATCCACAGTCCTGCCACCTGGAGGATAGCTTCCAGGGAGTGGGTGTGTAGCTCAAGAATAGCGGGCAACTGTCGATAAATGACCAGCAAGGCGATCGGACCGACGATCGCTATTTTCAGCAACGCTTTGAGTACGTTAAACAGTCCGCGCGTTGAAAACAGTCGCTGCAGACCACGGATCGGGCTGATGCGTTCCGGTTTGGGATGCAGGGGTTTGAGGGTGGGGTGCCAGCCGGTCTGCCATACGTTGACGCCAAAAGCCAGGAGCAGCAGGAAGAGAAAAAAGGGAAGCAGTAGCTGCCCCAGCACCTCCATTGCTTCCTGTAGTGAGCTAATAACTGTACCCGGATGGGATGGATAGGAAGGGGCCCCCATCAGGTAACGGGCCATGAACTGACGTAACAGACCAAAAGCGTAGGGCAGACTCAGGGCCAGGGTAAAGAAGGCGCCTATGAGCAACAGGACTGCACTGGCCTCCTGTGATCGAAAGACATTGCCCTCTTCCCGCGCTTTTTGGATGCGGCGCGGTGTGGGATCAAACTGCTTTTGGTCGCGATCTGGCATAGAGTACTACAGGGTGGCGACTGCTGTCTCTGAAAAAGCGTGCCGAAGGAGCTGGCACCCTTCGGGATCGGCCGACAGCAGCAAGCCGGGAAAAGGAAAGCATTCGATCGGAAAACCTTTCCTTCAGGGCAGCAGCGCGCCCAGCAGCCGGAGCAGCTCGTCGTCGATGTTGCTGAGCAGGGTAGCGATCAGCGGGAAAAAGGCATGCATGTAAAACAGCGCCAGTGCCAGTCCGACAAGGATTTTAAGCGGCAGGGCAATGGAAAACAGGTCGGCCTGGGGAACAATACGGGCAAAGATGCCCAGCGAGACGTCGATCAGCAGGATGGTCACCATGAACGGGGCGGCCAGTCGAAGGGCAAGCACCAGAAAATCCCAGATCCATTCAACCAGCAGCGGTTGGCTGGCCGCCAGGTTGGCGCCTGCTAAGGGAATAACACGAAAGGACTCAACCAGCGCTCGGAGTACGACATGGTGACCATCCAGCAGCACAAAAACCATCAGTGTGGCGAGCGACAGCAGACGCCCCAGCGGGTTAGCCGCGTGACCCTCCAGCGGATTGAAAACCTGCGCCATGTGCAGTCCTACCTGAAAGCCAATCAGGTCCCCAGCCATTTCGACAGCCCAGAAAACCATATGCGCGGCAAAGCCCAGGAGCAATCCGGTCAATGCCTCCAGGGCAACGGCTACGATGAAACCGAGCGCCTGGTCAACATGGGAGGGAAGGGGGCCCGGCACCAGGCCCGAAAGACTGTAGGCCAACAATACAGCCAGTAGGACGCGCACGCGTACGGGGATGGAGAGCTGGCCAAAGAAGGGCGCGGCCAGCAGCACCCCACTGATCCGCACGAACACCAGCAGCACGCGCAGCAGGTACTCCGGATTCAGCAGGGGCATGGCCTATTCAGTGGGATACGTTGGGAATGAACTGCAGCACCTGCACGGCGAAATCCGTCAGCATCTGGAGCATCCACGGCGCCAGCAGGAGCAGTACGAGTCCCACGGCCAGGATTTTTGGAATATAGCTGAGAGTCATTTCCTGCACCGAGGTGATGGCCTGCAGCAGGCTCACAATCAATCCCACGATCAACGCAATGCCCAGGAGCGGGCCTGCCAGTAACAGCGCTGTCTTCAGCGCCTCCTGGATCCAGTAAAGGGCAACTTCGCTGGTCATAGGTGTCAGGAGTTAGGTGCCGAGATAGCCACGGACAACCGATTCGACCACGAGGTACCAGCCGTCAGCCAGCACGAACAATAGCAGTTTCAACGGTAAGGAGATCATGACCGGCGGGAGCATCATCATGCCCATGCTCATCAGCACGCTGGCCACGATCAGATCGACCAGGACGAAAGGTAGAAAAATCATAAAGCCGATCTGGAAGGCAATGCGCAGCTCGCTGATGACAAAAGCTGGGATCAGGATATAGAAGGGAACATCCTCAGGGCGATCGAAAGCCTCGATGCGAGCCAGGTCCATAAACAGCATCAGGTCTTTTTCGCGTGTCTGGCGCAGCATAAAGGTGCGTAAAGGTGCAGCCGCGCGTTCCAGGGCGACCTGCTGGCTGATTTCACCGTCGAGATAGGGGCGCAGCGCCTCATCGTGGATCTGATCGAATACGGGATACATGATAAACAGCGTCAGAAAGAGCGCCAGTCCGATCAGAACCTGGGTAGGCGGCGATTGCTGCAGACCGAGTGCTGTGCGTAAGATGCTGAAAATGACAACCAGGCGCGTAAAGCTGGTGGTCAGAATAATGATGGCTGGAGCCAGCGATAGAATAGTGAGCAGCAGGAGCAGCTGCAGCGGCAGGGCGAAGTCTTCGTGCTCGCCCAGTTGAATACG
Protein-coding sequences here:
- a CDS encoding EscU/YscU/HrcU family type III secretion system export apparatus switch protein, translating into MPDRDQKQFDPTPRRIQKAREEGNVFRSQEASAVLLLIGAFFTLALSLPYAFGLLRQFMARYLMGAPSYPSHPGTVISSLQEAMEVLGQLLLPFFLFLLLLAFGVNVWQTGWHPTLKPLHPKPERISPIRGLQRLFSTRGLFNVLKALLKIAIVGPIALLVIYRQLPAILELHTHSLEAILQVAGLWMLQLAAYTLGALLLLSAADFAFEKWKYRQDLKMTAQEVKDELRETEGDPMVKSRRLKKARELLRRRRLDHAVLRSDVVVTNPTHYAVALRYDPTEAPAPRVMAKGIRKRALRIRALALKHGIPVVEDPPLARALYHNVAEEQEIPEELYLAVATILAEIYRQRGQQPPEAGGH
- the fliR gene encoding flagellar biosynthetic protein FliR; protein product: MPLLNPEYLLRVLLVFVRISGVLLAAPFFGQLSIPVRVRVLLAVLLAYSLSGLVPGPLPSHVDQALGFIVAVALEALTGLLLGFAAHMVFWAVEMAGDLIGFQVGLHMAQVFNPLEGHAANPLGRLLSLATLMVFVLLDGHHVVLRALVESFRVIPLAGANLAASQPLLVEWIWDFLVLALRLAAPFMVTILLIDVSLGIFARIVPQADLFSIALPLKILVGLALALFYMHAFFPLIATLLSNIDDELLRLLGALLP
- the fliQ gene encoding flagellar biosynthesis protein FliQ, with protein sequence MTSEVALYWIQEALKTALLLAGPLLGIALIVGLIVSLLQAITSVQEMTLSYIPKILAVGLVLLLLAPWMLQMLTDFAVQVLQFIPNVSH
- the fliP gene encoding flagellar type III secretion system pore protein FliP (The bacterial flagellar biogenesis protein FliP forms a type III secretion system (T3SS)-type pore required for flagellar assembly.), with protein sequence MPRKCLLSGLALCCMLLGVGLLEQPSAFAQQAPTQQTTPPSPTSGGSTLLGPLPRIQLGEHEDFALPLQLLLLLTILSLAPAIIILTTSFTRLVVIFSILRTALGLQQSPPTQVLIGLALFLTLFIMYPVFDQIHDEALRPYLDGEISQQVALERAAAPLRTFMLRQTREKDLMLFMDLARIEAFDRPEDVPFYILIPAFVISELRIAFQIGFMIFLPFVLVDLIVASVLMSMGMMMLPPVMISLPLKLLLFVLADGWYLVVESVVRGYLGT